A genomic stretch from Flavobacterium humidisoli includes:
- a CDS encoding efflux RND transporter permease subunit: MIKNLLIFSLRNRWVIIAISVVLMAIGFWCFTNLKIEAYPDIADTNVIIVAQYDGRAAEEVEQQVTVSIERALQNTPNVLDRRSRTIFGLSVVQLTFKDGTDDYFARQQVTERLTEAELPDGVTPSLAPLSTAVGEIFRYVVEAPSNYSQAELRDLQDWVIKPALLQVPGIADVTTFGGPLKQFHIITSPEKLRKYNLTLQNVMDAVDANNQNTGGNIIERGGQGFAVRGLGAIKTERDIQNIVLKSENGVPIFVRDAATVEITPPPPSGVMGYTVAADKKDVSSGVEGIILLRRYENPSEVLKLLKDRMADLQENDLPQGVKLRPMYDRTFLIDHSLETVAHTLFEGISIVIILLILFLGSVRSALVVALTIPFALLFAFILMRLTGIPANLLSLGAIDFGIIVDGACLMAEHLIRKYRTATPEEKQQGIVQITLQAAQEVGREIFFSVTIIILAYMPILLMTRVEGKLFSPMALTLAFAVIGSMLGALTFIPVLISFVYRKAMLDVDKPIKEHKNVVLDYLTRSYEKTLSRFLNNYKKTTIIGFSIVTIFILCGLKLGTEFLPTLDEGSIFLRGNFPAGISIQENAKYAPKIRKIISKYPQISYVITQTGRNDDGTDPFPANRNEILVGLKDYKLWSDTIAKKDLVEIIKRDLQQQIPSVQFSSGQPIIDQVMEIVNGSAADLAVSVVGDDLEMMRKKAETIAKIAKNTQGAENVNIEQEGEQEQLAIDINREQAARFGINVADIQNMIEVAIGGKTVSTLYDGAKRYDIVVRFLPQYRSSIDAIKDILVPSSNGALIPMNQLANIHFVEGQTNIYRYGSKRMITVRTNIKGRDQGSFVKELEEKVGKNVTVPKGYSIIYGGQYENLERAGKQLAFTIPLTIIMVFLFLFMLYKNFQHTMITMSCILFALGGGIMALLLRGYYFNVSAGVGFVSIFGISVMSGVLLVSALNRKTLFKKDNLQENVLTASKEQLRALLSILVVAIVGLIPAAISSGIGSDVQRPLATVIIGGLTSTLLFAPILIPPLYFWMNSRKKE; this comes from the coding sequence ATGGCAATAGGTTTTTGGTGTTTTACCAATTTAAAAATAGAAGCCTATCCGGATATTGCAGATACCAATGTAATCATAGTGGCACAATATGACGGAAGAGCTGCTGAAGAAGTAGAACAGCAGGTTACCGTGTCTATTGAAAGAGCTTTACAAAATACACCAAATGTTTTAGACCGCAGAAGCAGAACTATTTTTGGTTTATCTGTGGTGCAGCTCACTTTCAAAGACGGCACGGATGATTATTTTGCACGGCAGCAGGTAACCGAACGGCTTACAGAAGCTGAATTGCCAGATGGTGTTACTCCTTCATTAGCACCGCTTTCTACCGCTGTGGGTGAGATTTTCAGGTATGTTGTAGAAGCTCCTTCAAACTATAGTCAGGCTGAGCTTAGAGATTTACAGGATTGGGTTATAAAACCTGCTCTGCTGCAAGTTCCAGGAATTGCTGATGTAACTACTTTTGGCGGACCATTAAAACAGTTTCATATTATCACTTCGCCAGAAAAACTAAGAAAATACAATCTTACGCTGCAAAATGTAATGGATGCAGTAGATGCAAACAATCAAAATACAGGAGGGAATATAATTGAAAGAGGCGGGCAAGGTTTTGCAGTGCGCGGCTTAGGTGCTATTAAAACTGAACGGGATATTCAAAACATTGTTCTTAAATCTGAAAATGGAGTGCCGATTTTTGTTCGTGATGCAGCAACTGTCGAAATCACACCGCCACCGCCAAGCGGTGTTATGGGCTATACTGTTGCGGCAGACAAGAAAGATGTAAGCAGCGGTGTTGAAGGAATTATTCTTTTAAGGCGATATGAAAATCCTAGCGAGGTTTTAAAACTGTTAAAAGATAGAATGGCGGATCTACAGGAAAATGATTTGCCTCAAGGCGTAAAACTGCGTCCTATGTACGACAGAACATTCCTGATAGATCATTCGCTGGAAACGGTTGCCCATACCCTATTTGAAGGGATTTCTATTGTAATTATACTATTGATTCTTTTTCTTGGAAGTGTTCGAAGTGCATTGGTAGTAGCTTTGACGATTCCGTTTGCATTACTGTTTGCTTTTATTTTAATGAGACTTACTGGTATTCCTGCAAATCTGCTTTCGCTTGGTGCAATAGATTTCGGAATTATAGTAGACGGTGCCTGCCTAATGGCGGAACATCTTATAAGGAAATACAGAACAGCCACGCCAGAAGAAAAGCAACAAGGAATTGTGCAGATTACCCTTCAGGCAGCACAGGAAGTGGGCAGGGAAATTTTCTTCTCCGTAACCATTATCATATTAGCTTACATGCCTATACTTTTAATGACCAGAGTAGAGGGTAAATTGTTTTCTCCAATGGCCTTAACGTTAGCTTTTGCCGTTATTGGTTCAATGCTGGGGGCGCTGACTTTTATTCCAGTTCTCATTTCGTTTGTTTATCGAAAGGCAATGCTCGATGTCGATAAACCCATAAAAGAACATAAAAATGTGGTGTTGGACTATTTAACGAGATCATACGAAAAAACATTATCCAGATTTTTAAATAATTATAAAAAAACTACAATAATTGGTTTTTCGATCGTAACGATATTTATTTTATGCGGCTTAAAATTAGGAACTGAATTTTTACCCACTCTTGATGAAGGATCAATCTTTTTAAGAGGAAATTTTCCTGCTGGAATTTCCATACAGGAAAATGCAAAATATGCTCCTAAAATCAGAAAAATTATCTCTAAGTATCCTCAAATATCTTACGTAATAACGCAGACCGGACGAAATGATGATGGAACAGACCCATTTCCTGCCAATAGAAATGAAATTTTAGTAGGACTGAAAGATTACAAACTCTGGAGCGATACTATTGCGAAGAAAGATTTGGTTGAAATAATAAAAAGAGATCTGCAGCAGCAAATTCCATCGGTGCAATTTTCTTCAGGTCAGCCTATCATCGATCAGGTTATGGAAATAGTAAACGGAAGTGCCGCGGATTTGGCAGTTTCTGTTGTGGGTGATGATTTGGAAATGATGAGAAAAAAGGCAGAAACAATTGCTAAAATTGCTAAAAATACGCAAGGTGCCGAGAATGTAAATATTGAACAGGAAGGAGAACAAGAACAATTGGCAATTGATATCAATAGGGAACAAGCCGCGAGATTTGGCATTAATGTAGCCGATATTCAAAATATGATAGAAGTGGCAATTGGAGGGAAAACAGTTTCAACTTTATATGACGGAGCAAAACGTTATGATATTGTAGTTCGTTTTTTACCACAGTATAGAAGCTCTATAGATGCGATAAAAGATATTTTAGTGCCATCTTCTAATGGCGCATTAATTCCAATGAATCAATTGGCAAATATACACTTTGTTGAAGGACAAACGAATATTTATCGTTATGGAAGTAAACGCATGATTACGGTTAGAACCAATATAAAAGGAAGAGATCAGGGAAGTTTTGTGAAAGAATTAGAGGAAAAAGTAGGTAAAAACGTAACTGTTCCAAAAGGTTATAGTATTATCTATGGAGGTCAATACGAAAATCTGGAACGAGCAGGGAAACAGTTGGCATTTACCATTCCGTTAACAATTATTATGGTTTTCTTATTTTTGTTTATGCTGTATAAAAATTTTCAGCATACTATGATTACAATGAGCTGTATTTTGTTTGCGTTAGGAGGCGGCATTATGGCTTTACTTCTTAGAGGTTATTATTTTAATGTTTCTGCTGGTGTTGGGTTTGTCAGCATTTTTGGAATTTCGGTAATGTCGGGTGTACTTCTTGTATCAGCACTCAACAGAAAAACATTGTTCAAAAAGGATAATTTACAGGAAAACGTGCTCACTGCCTCAAAAGAACAATTAAGAGCCTTATTATCGATCTTGGTAGTTGCTATTGTAGGGCTAATTCCTGCTGCCATATCCTCAGGAATTGGATCAGATGTACAAAGGCCGCTTGCAACGGTAATTATTGGAGGATTGACAAGTACATTACTTTTCGCTCCGATATTAATCCCACCTTTATACTTTTGGATGAACAGTAGAAAAAAAGAATAA